One Mus musculus strain C57BL/6J chromosome X, GRCm38.p6 C57BL/6J DNA window includes the following coding sequences:
- the 4932429P05Rik gene encoding SMEK homolog 3, putative, which translates to MDDKLHSVKIYVMVEDEQWKGIGAGQISSKYIERLQGVCLIVQSESDGSLIMECKIHPNVPYHKQRGEIIIWSETKNHGMAIHFQEPNGCQEIWEDICQVQGKDPNVEITEELTDNLKTFEELLPIWNLVEMQNCELHTLENIADLFTFVHETPSHKERLVLVLEKGVYIKKLLQHFNTCEKLKNMESLYYLNNIIKGILFLDNTHLFNIMFSDEFFMDMVGCLEYDPALDHPKQYREFLTQNAKFKEILPITHFQLRQTIQQTYRMQYVHDIVLPIPSICESNLLYGLNTMIIYNKIEIITMLQDDENFLLEVLARLKDNTVGNDRRHELLLFFKEFCTFAKTLENLEKHELLKTLINLGVMSALKAVVHMHDYQIQIAALDIFPYLVEYNPCLVREYLLDEAHDTDDDDLFLNIMIKQMICNSDPRFSQGIILPAILCALLDPENMHVTANGCEEKEFLNFFYTRCINNLIAPILSATVEKENANNRANICPDNYQNAQLLGVVIEILTFCVQYHSTYIKSYILDNNLLSRILVLMTSKHTFLILCAVRFMRKLIGLKDEIYNLYIIKENLFEPVVNAFMHNGHRYNMLNSAIIELFEFIRQENIKSLIANIVENFFISFESIEYVQTFKGLKIKYEEEKNECQVRRNLLNVVCQKIYCICTNDMGLKVKSDICHRRITETKEAILPNRRDFPSHYGIIMKIEETNESESAIEGQKIKSSEAFERCPSHGDASATRMSRSHCSSLVPLVNYPYDTDDENGDDPYGNDNDEDEEPPQKRPNLSS; encoded by the coding sequence ATGGATGACAAACTTCATAGCGTAAAAATCTATGTTATGGTGGAAGATGAGCAATGGAAAGGCATAGGTGCAGGTCAAATTTCATCCAAATACATTGAGCGGCTCCAGGGTGTGTGCCTGATTGTTCAGTCAGAATCAGATGGCTCACTGATTATGGAGTGCAAGATACATCCTAATGTGCCCTATCACAAACAACGAGGGGAGATAATCATTTGGTCTGAAACTAAGAACCATGGTATGGCAATACATTTCCAGGAGCCAAACGGTTGTCAAGAGATTTGGGAAGATATCTGCCAAGTTCAAGGTAAAGATCCAAATGTAGAAATCACAGAAGAACTTACTGATAATCTGAAAACTTTTGAAGAACTTCTGCCAATCTGGAATCTCGTTGAGATGCAAAACTGTGAACTCCATACACTTGAAAATATTgcagatttatttacttttgtccATGAAACACCAAGCCACAAGGAAAGGCTGGTGCTGGTCTTGGAAAAAggagtttatattaaaaaactgCTACAGCATTTCAACACCTGTGAAAAGCTGAAGAACATGGAAAGCTTATACTATTTGAATAACATAATTAAAGGAATCCTGTTTCTAGACAATACACATTTATTTAACATCATGTTTTCTGATGAATTTTTCATGGATATGGTAGGATGCCTTGAATATGACCCTGCTTTGGATCACCCAAAGCAGTACAGGGAATTCTTGActcaaaatgcaaaattcaagGAAATTTTACCAATAACACACTTCCAACTTAGGCAAACAATACAACAGACCTACAGAATGCAATATGTTCATGATATTGTATTGCCCATACCATCCATATGTGAATCAAATCTTCTTTATGGTCTTAACACTATGATTATTTAcaacaaaattgaaataattacCATGCTGCAGGATGATGAAAATTTTTTGCTTGAAGTTCTTGCTCGGTTAAAAGATAATACTGTAGGTAATGATAGACGGCATGAATTGTTACTATTCTTCAAGGAATTCTGTACATTTGCTAAAACATTGGAGAATCTAGAGAAACATGAATTACTAAAGACATTAATAAATCTAGGAGTCATGAGTGCTCTGAAAGCTGTAGTGCACATGCATGACTATCAAATACAAATAGCTGCTTTAGATATATTTCCTTATCTAGTAGAATACAATCCTTGCTTAGTCCGAGAGTATCTACTGGATGAAGCTCATGACACTGACGATGATgatcttttccttaatataatgATCAAACAAATGATCTGTAATTCTGATCCTAGATTTTCACAAGGCATCATTTTGCCAGCAATTCTTTGTGCTCTTCTTGATCCAGAAAATATGCATGTTACAGCCAATGGATGTGAAGAAAAGGAATTTCTCAATTTCTTCTACACACGTTGCATAAATAACCTCATAGCACCAATTTTGTCTGCCACAGtggagaaagaaaatgcaaataatagAGCTAACATCTGCCCTGATAATTATCAAAATGCACAATTACTGGGAGTAGTTATAGAAATACTTACTTTTTGTGTACAATACCActcaacatatataaaaagttatattttggATAACAACTTGCTcagcagaatcttggtgctgatgacttcaaagcacacatttctgattttgtgtgcTGTCCGGTTTATGAGAAAGTTGATTGGTCTTAAAGATGAAATTTACAATCTTtacattataaaagaaaacctgTTTGAACCAGTTGTAAATGCTTTTATGCACAACGGACACCGGTATAATATGTTAAATTCAGCTATTATTGAGCTATTTGAATTTATAAGACAAGAAAACATCAAGTCTCTTATTGCAAACATTGTGGaaaacttttttatttctttcgaATCAATTGAGTATGTCCAGACATTTAAagggttaaaaataaaatatgaagaggAGAAGAATGAATGTCAAGTTAGAAGAAATTTACTTAATGTAGTATGCcagaaaatatattgcatatgtaCCAATGACATGGGGTTAAAAGTCAAGTCAGACATATGTCATAGAAGAATCACAGAAACAAAAGAGGCTATTTTACCAAATAGAAGAGACTTTCCAAGTCATTATGGCATAATTATGAAAAttgaagaaacaaatgaaagtgAAAGTGCAATAGAAGGCCAAAAGATAAAATCATCTGAAGCTTTTGAACGTTGTCCATCTCATGGGGATGCTTCTGCTACCAGAATGAGTAGGTCACACTGTAGCAGCCTGGTTCCTTTAGTGAATTACCCATATGATACTGATGATGAGAATGGTGATGATCCTTATGGTAATGAtaatgatgaagatgaagaacccccccaaaaaagacctAATCTTAGTTCATAA